The genomic DNA GTTTTGTGTGGTACTGGAAACAACGGTGGAGATGGCCTAGTGACGGCGAGGAATTTGCTAGATCATACGGACATGGTGTGTTGTGTCGTCGTTGGTGAAGAAGAGAAGATGACGAGTTTGACGCGTGAAAATTTTGAAAGACTCAAGTTGCTCGGGGCTGATATCAGAAAATTTGGCATAGATGTAAACTTTGACGATCTAATCGAATTGATAAAGTCGAGCGACGTCATCATAGATGCTCTACTGGGTACTGGGGCACGTGGAGAAGTCAAAGAACCGTTGATGGATATCATCAAATTAGTGAACCTTTACGGTAACTATGTTGTTTCAGTTGATCTTCCTTCAGGCTTAGAATGCGACAGTGGTAAAGTACTAGGTATAGCTGTGAAAGCTTCTCTCACGATTACTTTCGCTTTTCCAAAACCGTGCCACGTACTTTTTCCTGGCAGAGAGCTGACAGGAAAGTTGAAAGTGGCAGATATAGGTATACCAAGATCTCTGGCTGCTTCGATGAACTTGAAAAGAAGCATTGTAACAAAAAGTTTGGTGAGAGAAATACTGCCGGAGAGAAAAAGAGATTCACACAAGAAAACTTTTGGCACTTTACTCGTAATAGCCGGTTCTCGTCAGTATTTGGGAGCACCAGTCTTGACATGTGTCGGGGCGTTGAGAAGTGGTTGTGGTTATGTGAAGTTGTTCAGCTATGAGGAAGTTGGACGTTTGGCGATATGGAAAGAACCTGGTTTGGTCTTTTCTGCTATCAAGGGTGAAAGACTATCTTTGAAGGATGTTGAATCGGCGATAGAGTTAGCAAAAGAAGCGGACGCAATCGTTATTGGCCCTGGATTAACATGCGAAGCAGAAGTGTGCGAATTTGTTTCGAATTTTCTCAAATTTGTTGAAAAACCTATTTTGATTGACGCAGACGGTCTCAATTGTATTTCAAAAGATTTGAGCATTTTAAGATCGTTACACGCACCTGTGATCATGACACCGCATCCTGGGGAGTTTTCGCGTTTAACTAAACATCCCATCGATCAAGTCAGATACAACTATCATTTGGTCGAACAGTTTGCTCTGCAACACGGTGTTATTGTGGTGCTGAAAGGCGCAACCACGATTGTGAGCGACGGAAAGACTACGTATTACAATTTAACCGGAAATACTTCGCTCGCAAAGGCCGGTAGTGGTGATGTTCTATCTGGTATAATCGGAGGCTTTCTCGCACAAGGCGTGAAACCTTTAGATGCCTGTTTGTTGGGTATCTACGTTCACGGAATTGCGAGTGAGAAGTACCACTCGAAAGAGGGGACCATGCTGGTCAGCGAGCTGGTGGATCTCATACCGTATGCCATTGAGGAGGTGGCCAAATGAGTGATGCGGTTGAAAGACTGATTAGAGAACTCATAAGAGAGAATCAGTTGTCCAAAGCACGTGGTATTTTGAGTATTTTTCAAGATGACTATCCTCATTTGATGCTCGAACTCGAGGCTGCGTCTGGTAACTGGATGGCTGTACTGAAGTTGTACGAGCGTTTGAGTGAAGAAAAAAAGGAGGAATACAAGACTCTTTACAAGACAG from Pseudothermotoga sp. includes the following:
- a CDS encoding NAD(P)H-hydrate dehydratase, whose protein sequence is MKVVTYEEMRTLERLAEESLKIPASFLMERAGLAVVLALEQELGDLSNKSFLVLCGTGNNGGDGLVTARNLLDHTDMVCCVVVGEEEKMTSLTRENFERLKLLGADIRKFGIDVNFDDLIELIKSSDVIIDALLGTGARGEVKEPLMDIIKLVNLYGNYVVSVDLPSGLECDSGKVLGIAVKASLTITFAFPKPCHVLFPGRELTGKLKVADIGIPRSLAASMNLKRSIVTKSLVREILPERKRDSHKKTFGTLLVIAGSRQYLGAPVLTCVGALRSGCGYVKLFSYEEVGRLAIWKEPGLVFSAIKGERLSLKDVESAIELAKEADAIVIGPGLTCEAEVCEFVSNFLKFVEKPILIDADGLNCISKDLSILRSLHAPVIMTPHPGEFSRLTKHPIDQVRYNYHLVEQFALQHGVIVVLKGATTIVSDGKTTYYNLTGNTSLAKAGSGDVLSGIIGGFLAQGVKPLDACLLGIYVHGIASEKYHSKEGTMLVSELVDLIPYAIEEVAK